A genomic segment from Amia ocellicauda isolate fAmiCal2 chromosome 13, fAmiCal2.hap1, whole genome shotgun sequence encodes:
- the rgp1 gene encoding RAB6A-GEF complex partner protein 2 gives MIEVVATLSRGPVFLAGEVLECVITFTNPLSHLSTSASSEMLAWASAQIHCQFHASESRVALPSQGAKQDVQAESNTVLIPSRGERGQCMLDTPPKILFCDLRLDPGESKSYSYCETVPVDGPPTFRGQSVKYVYKLTIGCQRVNSPIKLLRVPFRVMVLHGIPERPFPQDEAVAPSNPFLEEEEGGRRDSRLLEKAMDLLMINTSRRSPNLFNITNARGKVGKFCIFKIMYRLGEDIIGTFTFSEGDIPCLQYSVSLQSEEEVTQQHQRRPGQPVNVTGHARHQEACLHTAASHFSLPVPLNATPGFSTDIVSLRWRLHFEFVTAREPVEPATVLQNESEVTVWTGAEHVDVDTFSWDLPIKILPTNPALASYVSQFSGTNSIHI, from the exons ATGATCGAGGTGGTGGCCACTCTGTCTCGGGGGCCTGTGTTCCTGGCTGGAGAGGTGCTCGAGTGTGTGATCACCTTCACGAACCCCCTGTCCCACCTCTCCACCTCCGCCAGCAG TGAGATGCTGGCATGGGCCAGTGCGCAGATCCACTGCCAGTTCCATGCCAGTGAGAGCCGGGTAGCACTGCCCAGCCAGGGGGCAAAGCAGGACGTGCAGGCCGAGAGCAACACGGTACTCATCCCCAGCAGAG GTGAGCGTGGACAATGTATGTTGGACACCCCCCCCAAAATCTTGTTCTGTGACCTGCGGCTGGACCCTGGGGAGTCCAAATCCT ACTCATACTGTGAGACGGTGCCAGTAGACGGCCCCCCCACATTCAGAGGCCAGTCGGTGAAGTACGTCTACAAACTGACGATTGGCTGCCAGCGTGTCAACTCCCCCATCAAACTCCTACGGGTGCCCTTCAGAGTGATGGTGCTCCACG gtATCCCCGAGCGTCCCTTCCCCCAGGATGAGGCCGTGGCCCCCTCGAACCCTTtcctggaggaagaggaaggaggGCGGCGAGACTCGCGCCTGCTGGAGAAAGCCATGGACCTTCTCATGATCAACACCTCGCGCCGGAGTCCCA ACCTGTTCAACATCACCAACGCCAGGGGGAAAGTGGGCAAGTTCTGTATCTTCAAGATCATGTACCGCCTGGGCGAGGACATCATCGGCACCTTCACCTTCTCGGAGGGGGATATCCCCTGCCTGCAG tactCGGTGAGCCTCCAGAGCGAGGAGGAGGTGACCCAGCAGCACCAGCGGCGGCCCGGCCAGCCCGTGAACGTGACCGGCCACGCCCGGCACCAGGAGGCCTGCCTGCACACGGCTGCCAGCCACTTCTCCCTGCCCGTGCCGCTCAACGCGACGCCCGGCTTCAGTACGGACATCG TGTCTCTGCGGTGGCGCCTGCACTTCGAGTTTGTGACGGCCCGCGAGCCCGTGGAGCCGGCCACGGTCTTGCAGAACGAGTCTGAGGTCACCGTGTGGACGGGGGCAGAGCATGTGGACGTTGACACCTTCAGCTGGGACTTACCCATCAAGATTCTGCCCACAAATCCCGCTCTGGCTTCCTATGTGTCTCAGTTCTCGGGGACCAATAGCATCCACATCTGA
- the gba2 gene encoding non-lysosomal glucosylceramidase, with protein MEAGDEDSTAALMSRYLSAAPGKGVPEEGWRICLAHEFKEKRKPFQARDVSLANMVEHVGLGVRYLKWWYRKTRVEKKAPFIDMFHALPLRQIYGVPMGGFGGGTITRGWRGEFCRWQLNPGMYHYKTVIANQFTVCLRRGGQTVYQQVLSVERPPTLQGWNWGYCGSYAFYHALYPRAWTVYDLPGQNVTLTCRQVSPVIPHDYEDCSLPAAVLVWEIENRNDFALDVSIMFTMINGSGHKDDKKGGHWNEPFRLEKDGEAVSGVLLHHCTAINPYTLAIAAREQPGRDISHQTAFSPRGTCRGLWDDLITDGRLDSPTGPSPPTQKGENVGAALAARCTVAAMGQNTLEFSLAWDMPKMTFGSGEKEHLRRYTRFFGSRGDAGQALSVHALTQYRDWERRIKDWQRPILQDRALPGWYKSALFNELYFLADGGTVWVELPPDCDITGGLHSEQGGLPAQPPILKEYGRFAYLEGQEYRMYNTYDVHFYASFALIMLWPKLALSLQYDMAGCVVREDCTQRLHLMSGLVSPAKTRNVVPHDIGDPDDEPWQRVNAYLIHDTADWKDLNLKFVLHVYRDFYLTADRQYLHDMWPICQAVMESELKFDKDGDGLIENSGYADQTYDGWVVSGASAYCGGLWIAAVCVMCKMARLLDCESVYQRYRDLLERGSAAFDKLLWNGQYYNYDSSGRPFSNSIMSDQCAGQWFLRASGLGEGDFQAFPTEKVRQALRTVFDLNVMQFAGGKMGAVNGMRPEGVPDCSSVQSDEVWVGVVYGLAATMIHEGMVEEGMRAAEGCYRTVWERLGMAFQTPEAYCERGIFRSLAYMRPLSIWAMQLALERRAAQPEGSEAAETVPQSTHTVSSTETVETRLNTGTDSNTVPPKETEPETRNGVPHTDAVPPNSSVQSSDQDLVSSKEGDSCTSAQ; from the exons ATGGAGGCGGGGGACGAGGACTCCACGGCGGCGCTGATGAGCAGGTACCTGTCGGCGGCCCCGGGGAAGGGGGTGCCGGAGGAGGGCTGGCGGATCTGCCTGGCACACGAGTTCAAGGAGAAGAGGAAGCCCTTCCAGGCTCGGGACGTGTCGCTGGCCAACATGGTGGAGCATGTGGGGCTGGGAGTCAG GTATCTGAAGTGGTGGTACAGGAAGACTCGAGTGGAGAAGAAGGCTCCCTTCATAGACATGTTCCACGCCTTGCCCCTCAGACAGATATACG GTGTTCCTATGGGTGGGTTTGGAGGAGGTACTATCACACGGGGCTGGCGGGGGGAGTTCTGCAGATGGCAGCTTAACCCTGGAATGTACCACTACAAAACTGTCATTGCCAACCAG tttacAGTCTGTCTGCGTCGGGGGGGTCAGACCGTGTACCAGCAAGTGCTGTCAGTGGAGCGCCCCCCCACGCTGCAGGGCTGGAATTGGGGATACTGTGGCAGCTACGCCTTCTATCACGCCCTGTACCCCCGCGCCTGGACGGTCTACGACCTGCCGGGACAGAATGTCACGCTCACCTGTCGCCAGGTGTCCCCGGTCATACCACATGACTATGAG GACTGTAGTCTCCCAGCAGCAGTCTTGGTGTGGGAAATTGAGAACAGGAATGACTTTGCCCTGGATGTCTCCATTATGTTCACCATGATCAATGGGTCCGGCCACAAGGATGACAAGAAGGGTGGCCACTGGAACGAGCCATTCCGTCTGGAGAAGGATGGCGAGGCGGTGTCTGGGGTCCTGCTGCACCACTGTACTGCCATCAACCCCTACACCCTGGCCATCGCAGCACGGGAACAG CCTGGCAGAGACATCAGTCACCAGACAGCTTTCAGTCCTCGGGGAACATGCCGTGGGCTGTGGGACGACCTCATCACAGATGGGCGACTGGATTCCCCCACAG GCCCTAGTCCCCCAACTCAGAAAGGAGAGAATGTGGGAGCAGCCCTAGCGGCTCGGTGTACAGTGGCTGCAATGGGACAAAACACTCTGGAGTTCAGTCTTGCCTGGGACATGCCCAAGATGACCTTCGGCTCTGGGGAAAAAGAGCATCTCAG GAGGTACACGCGTTTTTTTGGTAGCAGGGGAGACGCAGGGCAGGCGCTCAGTGTACATGCTCTCACGCAGTACCGGGACTGGGAGAGACGCATCAAAGACTGGCAGAGACCCATCCTACAGGACAG GGCCCTGCCTGGCTGGTATAAATCCGCTCTGTTCAATGAGCTGTATTTCCTGGCAGATGGGGGCACGGTGTGGGTGGAGCTGCCCCCAGACTGCGACATCACTGGGGGGCTCCACAGTGAGCAGGGGGGGCTGCCAGCACAGCCGCCCATCCTCAAAGAATACGGCCGCTTCGCCTACTTGGAAG GTCAGGAGTACCGGATGTACAACACCTATGACGTTCACTTCTATGCCTCCTTTGCCCTCATCATGCTGTGGCCTAAGCTGGCCCTCAGTCTGCAGTACGACATGG CTGGCTGTGTGGTGAGGGAGGACTGCACTCAGAGGCTGCACTTGATGAGCGGTCTCGTCTCCCCAGCCAAGACCAGGAACGTCGTACCACACGACATTGGAGACCCAG ACGACGAGCCGTGGCAGAGAGTCAACGCCTACCTGATTCACGACACCGCCGACTGGAAGGACCTCAACCTGAAGTTCGTGCTGCACGTGTACAGAGACTTCTACCTCACCGCAGATCGGCAGTACCTCCACGACATGTGGCCCATCTGTCAA GCTGTGATGGAGTCTGAACTGAAGTTCGACAAAGACGGTGACGGCCTCATCGAAAACTCTGGCTACGCTGACCAGACCTACGACGGCTGGGTTGTCAGTGGAGCCAG tGCGTACTGTGGGGGCCTGTGGATAGCGGCGGTGTGTGTGATGTGCAAGATGGCCAGGCTGCTGGACTGTGAGTCGGTCTATCAGCGCTACAGAGACCTGCTGGAGAGGGGCAGTGCTGCCTTCGACAAGCTGCTGTGGAATG GTCAGTATTACAACTACGACAGCAGCGGCCGACCTTTTTCCAACAGCATTATGTCGGACCAGTGTGCTGGGCAGTGGTTCCTCCGGGCGTCTGGACTGGGTGAAGGGGACTTCCAG GCATTCCCGACAGAGAAGGTGCGGCAGGCCCTCCGCACAGTGTTTGATCTGAATGTGATGCAGTTTGCTGGGGGAAAGATGGGCGCTGTGAATGGGATGCGGCCGGAGGGTGTGCCGGACTGCTCCAGTGTTCAGTCGGACGAGGTGTGGGTCGGAGTGGTGTACGGCCTGGCTGCCACTATGATCCATGAG GGGATGGTGGAGGAGGGTATGCGGGCAGCGGAGGGGTGTTACCGCACCGTGTGGGAGCGACTCGGCATGGCGTTCCAAACCCCCGAGGCCTACTGCGAGAGGGGCATCTTCCGCTCGCTCGCCTACATGCGCCCGCTCAGTATCTGGGCCATGCAGCTGGCACTGGAGCGCAGGGCGGCCCAGCCCGAGGGATCGGAGGCCGCGGAGACTGTCCCACAGTCCACGCACACGGTTTCCAGCACGGAGACTGTAGAGACCAGACTGAACACAGGGACTGACTCCAACACTGTCCCACCAAAAGAGACTGAGCCAGAGACTCGAAACGGTGTCCCCCACACAGATGCCGTACCCCCTAACTCTTCTGTCCAGTCTAGTGACCAGGATCTAGTGTCCAGCAAAGAGGGGGACAGCTGCACCTCTGCACAGTGA